The Cellulomonas wangleii genome includes a region encoding these proteins:
- the recO gene encoding DNA repair protein RecO, with amino-acid sequence MSLYRDEAIVLRTHKLGEADRIVTLLTREHGKVRAVGKGVRRTTSRFGSRLEPFMHVDVQLSTGRNLDVVTQVETVGSYGRQVCEDYSLYTVGTVMLETAERLVEAEREPSVQQYRLLVGAVRALATRAHAPGLVLDSYLLRALAVAGWAPSFTDCARCGAPGPHHAFAPAVGGAVCGACRPPGAAAPAPETFALLAALLSGDWAVADASAERHRAEGNGLVAVFCQFHLERRLRSLPMVERV; translated from the coding sequence ACAAGCTGGGGGAGGCCGACCGCATCGTGACCCTCCTGACGCGCGAGCACGGCAAGGTGCGCGCGGTCGGCAAGGGCGTGCGCCGCACCACGTCGCGGTTCGGCTCGCGGCTCGAGCCGTTCATGCACGTCGACGTGCAGCTGAGCACCGGGCGCAACCTCGACGTGGTGACCCAGGTGGAGACGGTCGGGTCGTACGGGCGCCAGGTGTGCGAGGACTACTCCCTGTACACCGTCGGCACCGTGATGCTCGAGACGGCCGAGCGGCTGGTCGAGGCCGAGCGGGAGCCCTCGGTGCAGCAGTACCGGCTGCTGGTGGGGGCCGTGCGGGCGCTCGCGACGCGGGCGCACGCCCCCGGCCTGGTGCTCGACTCCTACCTGCTGCGCGCGCTCGCGGTGGCGGGCTGGGCGCCGAGCTTCACCGACTGCGCCCGCTGCGGTGCGCCGGGTCCGCACCACGCGTTCGCCCCGGCCGTGGGCGGCGCGGTGTGCGGCGCGTGCCGGCCGCCGGGCGCCGCGGCACCGGCCCCCGAGACGTTCGCGCTGCTCGCCGCGCTGCTGTCGGGCGACTGGGCGGTGGCCGACGCGAGCGCCGAGCGGCACCGGGCCGAGGGCAACGGTCTCGTGGCCGTGTTCTGCCAGTTCCACCTCGAGCGCCGGCTGCGTTCGCTGCCGATGGTCGAGCGGGTCTGA
- a CDS encoding isoprenyl transferase, whose amino-acid sequence MPREIVPPYPHPSGARPPQIPRELVPRHVAVVMDGNGRWANARGLPRVEGHRAGEASLLDVVAGAIEIGVQHVSAYAFSTENWSRSPDEVRFLMGFNRDVLRRRRDLMDSWGVRVRWAGRRPRLWRSVINELETAERQTAGNSTCTLTMCVNYGGRAEIADAAREIAREVAAGRLNPERVTERTVQQHLDEPDLPDVDLFVRSSGEQRISNFMLWQSAYAELVFLDEPWPDVDRRHLWRAVETYARRDRRYGGAVDAPATS is encoded by the coding sequence GTGCCTCGCGAGATCGTCCCGCCCTACCCGCACCCGTCCGGCGCCCGCCCGCCGCAGATCCCGCGGGAGCTGGTGCCGCGGCACGTCGCGGTCGTCATGGACGGCAACGGTCGCTGGGCCAACGCCCGCGGGCTGCCGCGCGTCGAGGGGCACCGCGCCGGGGAGGCCTCGCTGCTGGACGTCGTGGCGGGGGCGATCGAGATCGGCGTGCAGCACGTGTCGGCGTACGCGTTCTCGACCGAGAACTGGTCGCGCTCGCCCGACGAGGTGCGCTTCCTCATGGGCTTCAACCGCGACGTGCTGCGCCGCCGCCGGGACCTCATGGACTCCTGGGGCGTGCGCGTGCGGTGGGCGGGGCGTCGCCCCCGGCTGTGGCGGTCGGTGATCAACGAGCTGGAGACCGCGGAGCGGCAGACGGCGGGCAACTCGACCTGCACCCTGACGATGTGCGTCAACTACGGCGGGCGGGCCGAGATCGCCGACGCCGCGCGTGAGATCGCGCGTGAGGTCGCGGCGGGCCGGCTCAACCCCGAGCGGGTGACCGAGAGGACCGTTCAGCAGCACCTCGACGAGCCCGACCTGCCGGACGTCGACCTGTTCGTGCGGTCGTCGGGGGAGCAGCGCATCTCGAACTTCATGCTGTGGCAGTCGGCGTACGCCGAGCTGGTCTTCCTCGACGAGCCGTGGCCCGACGTGGACCGTCGGCACCTGTGGCGTGCGGTCGAGACGTACGCGCGCCGTGACCGACGGTACGGCGGCGCGGTGGACGCACCCGCCACGTCCTGA
- a CDS encoding DedA family protein → MTSTEVLAEYGLDGMPVAVALVCLFGIVMARSHLTYWAGRGVERGARFEGERRHGPRWWQRTVERTARVASTPSARRGVALVHRWGWIAVTLAYVTVGVQTAVFVGAGVLRMPYLRFTLASIPGAVMWAIIWGTVGIGAVWGALSLAAGSPWGVAALALVVLAVARAVVVGRRRRAEPHLATAPEIAQTERAAVPEHH, encoded by the coding sequence ATGACGTCGACCGAGGTGCTGGCCGAGTACGGCCTCGACGGGATGCCCGTCGCCGTCGCGCTCGTGTGCCTCTTCGGCATCGTGATGGCGCGGTCCCACCTCACGTACTGGGCGGGCCGCGGTGTCGAGCGCGGTGCACGTTTCGAGGGTGAGCGGCGTCACGGCCCGCGGTGGTGGCAGCGGACGGTCGAGCGCACGGCCCGTGTGGCCTCGACGCCCTCCGCCCGTCGTGGGGTCGCCCTGGTGCACCGGTGGGGGTGGATCGCGGTCACGCTCGCGTACGTCACCGTCGGCGTCCAGACCGCCGTGTTCGTCGGCGCCGGGGTCCTGCGCATGCCCTACCTGCGCTTCACGCTCGCGTCCATCCCCGGGGCCGTGATGTGGGCGATCATCTGGGGCACGGTCGGGATCGGCGCGGTCTGGGGCGCCTTGTCGCTCGCCGCCGGCTCCCCGTGGGGCGTGGCGGCGCTGGCGCTCGTCGTGCTCGCGGTGGCGCGCGCCGTGGTCGTCGGCCGTCGCCGGCGCGCCGAGCCGCACCTTGCGACGGCACCCGAGATCGCCCAGACCGAGCGGGCGGCCGTCCCCGAGCACCACTGA
- a CDS encoding VOC family protein encodes MELTIGMVTVDTHDPQALAAWWAQRTGGSVQAHGDDFAVVVRPDGGRPALGFQKVDVPTPGKNRVHLDLEAPDAQAAVAELVAAGATRVADHGEPDGFSWAVLADPHGNQFCVSTVHTG; translated from the coding sequence ATGGAGCTGACGATCGGGATGGTCACGGTGGACACGCACGACCCGCAGGCGCTCGCTGCCTGGTGGGCGCAGCGCACGGGCGGGAGCGTCCAGGCCCACGGCGACGACTTCGCGGTCGTCGTGCGCCCCGACGGCGGTCGTCCGGCACTCGGCTTCCAGAAGGTCGACGTCCCCACGCCGGGCAAGAACCGCGTGCACCTCGACCTCGAGGCGCCGGACGCGCAGGCCGCGGTGGCGGAGCTGGTCGCGGCGGGCGCGACGCGCGTCGCGGACCACGGAGAGCCCGACGGGTTCTCCTGGGCGGTGCTCGCCGACCCGCACGGCAACCAGTTCTGCGTGTCGACGGTGCACACCGGCTGA